The Polyangium spumosum region CCTTCAATGGGCCTGCCCACCCAGCCGCCGCGCTCGGCACGTGTCACGACAATGCGAGGAAGTGACACGCGCTGCAGCGAGGGAGGATACGTGGATCGACCCGCGATACCCCTTTATCGGGGTGCGTCGGCTACGCCCCAGCGGAGGCGACGGTTGCGCGATCGAGCCCGTTATTCGGGAAATGGCTCGATCCGGTGGCCATCGACCACGAACGCGGCTCGATCTAGACTGCCCGCGTCATGTTCGACGTCGCGAAGCCCATCTACGCCCAGACGCTCAGCGAGATTCGTGGTGCCGGCCTCTACAAGGACGAGCGCGTCATCACCACGCCGCAAGGCGCGAACATCCGCACGAGCGGCGACCCCGCGAGCGGCGCGCCGCGCGAGGTCCTGAACTTCTGCGCCAACAACTACCTCGGCCTCTCCTCGCACCCCACGGTGATCGAGGCGGCCAAGCAAGCGATCGACTCCCACGGCTTCGGCCTCTCCAGCGTGCGCTTCATCTGCGGCACGCAGGACCTGCACAAGCAGCTCGAGGGCACGATCAGCCGCTTCTTCGGCACCGACGACACGATCCTCTACTCGTCGTGCTTCGACGCGAACGGCGGCCTCTTCGAGACGCTGCTCGGCGAGGAGGACGCGATCATCTCGGACGCGCTGAACCACGCCTCGATCATCGACGGCGTCCGCCTCTGCAAGGCCGAGCGCCACCGCTACCCGAACGGCGACATGGCCGCGCTCGAGGAGGCGCTGCGCAAGACGCAGGACAAGCGCATCCGCATGATCGCCACCGACGGCGTCTTCTCGATGGATGGTTACCTCGCGAAGCTCGACGTGGTCTGCGACCTCGCGGACAAGTACCGCGCGATGGTGATGGTCGACGACTCGCACGCGACGGGCTTCATCGGCGCGACGGGCCGCGGCACGCCCGAGGAGTGTGGCGTCCTGCACCGCATCGACGTCATGACCTCCACGCTCGGCAAGGCGCTCGGCGGCGCGAGCGGCGGCTTCACCACGGGCCGGCGCGAGATCATCGAGCTCCTGCGCCAGCGCTCGCGCCCGTACCTGTTCTCGAACACGGTGGCGCCGCCGATCGTGGGCGCCTCGCTCGCGGTCTTCGCCTTGCTCGAGCGAGAGCCCGCGCTGCGCGAGCGGCTGATGTCGAACGCGCGCCGCTTCCGCGAGGGCATGACGGCCGCGGGCTTCACCATCAAGAACGGCATCCACCCGATCGTGCCGATCATGCTCGGCGACGCGCGCCTCGCCGCCGACATGGCCGCGGCGATGCTGGAGGAAGGGATCTACGTGATCGGCTTCTCGTACCCCGTCGTGCCGAAGGGCGAGGCCCGCATCCGCGTGCAGCTCAGCGCGGCGCACACGCCGGAGCACGTGGAGCGAGCGATCGACGCGTTCACCCGCGTCGGGAAGAAGCTCGGCGTCCTCGGCTGACAGCTCCGCGCTCGCGGAACGTCACTCGGTCCAAGCGGAACGTCACTCGGTCCAAGCGGAACGACACTCGGTCCAAGCGGAACGGCACTCGGCCCTTGCCGAACGACACCCGGCCCTCGCGGAACGACACCCGGTCCAAGCGGAACGACACCCGGCCCTCGCGGAACGACACCCGGCCCTCGCGGAACGACACTCGGCCCTCGCGGAACGGCACCCGGCCCTCGCGGAACGGCACCCGGCCCTCGCGGAACGACACCCGGCCCTCGCGGAACGGCACCCG contains the following coding sequences:
- the kbl gene encoding glycine C-acetyltransferase, producing MFDVAKPIYAQTLSEIRGAGLYKDERVITTPQGANIRTSGDPASGAPREVLNFCANNYLGLSSHPTVIEAAKQAIDSHGFGLSSVRFICGTQDLHKQLEGTISRFFGTDDTILYSSCFDANGGLFETLLGEEDAIISDALNHASIIDGVRLCKAERHRYPNGDMAALEEALRKTQDKRIRMIATDGVFSMDGYLAKLDVVCDLADKYRAMVMVDDSHATGFIGATGRGTPEECGVLHRIDVMTSTLGKALGGASGGFTTGRREIIELLRQRSRPYLFSNTVAPPIVGASLAVFALLEREPALRERLMSNARRFREGMTAAGFTIKNGIHPIVPIMLGDARLAADMAAAMLEEGIYVIGFSYPVVPKGEARIRVQLSAAHTPEHVERAIDAFTRVGKKLGVLG